Proteins co-encoded in one Capsicum annuum cultivar UCD-10X-F1 chromosome 9, UCD10Xv1.1, whole genome shotgun sequence genomic window:
- the LOC107840987 gene encoding probable glycosyltransferase At3g07620 — protein MKYSEDLQYLRQVGKRKWILVVVLVALTHLFCQTLMLPYGNALCSLLPQSKILVAEKISLSNRESSSVVESAKVGESLSGTLSNFDDVMSEDDEIDVRVINEKDEVKLLSNRSVVKSLENDSDFVEDAIIENDDDLFDDAVDMDEETTIQNGVNHGSGSVLQKNDESRRNLSLEQVVKPNGELSADSQLDANRNSVLNDTKAARATNSSSVVASNHLDNLSLATIADSNESSTGDLTRLLPNHSLVQSDTHISGNGLMMMNSTVKKKMRCMLPPKTVTSISQMESLLVRHHARSRSMRPRWSSQRDKEILAARLQIENAPLLRNDRELYAPAFRNMSMFKRSYELMERILKIYVYKEGEKPIFHQPIMKGLYASEGWFMKLMEGNSKFVVKDPRKAHLFYLPFSSRMLEHSLYVRNSHNRTNLRQYLKEYSEKIAAKYRFWNRTGGADHFLVACHDWAPYETRHHMEHCIKALCNADVTLGFKIGRDVSLPETYVRSARNPLRDLGGKPPSQRKVLAFYAGNLHGYLRPILLEHWKDKDPDMELFGPMPSGVASKMNYIQHMKSSKFCICPKGYEVNSPRVVEAIFYECVPVIISDNFVPPFFEVLNWNAFSLILAEKDIPNLKSILLSIPEKKYLDMQLAVRKVQRHFLWHAKPVRYDLFHMTLHSIWYNRVFQTKAR, from the exons ATGAAGTACAGCGAGGACCTTCAATATCTGCGTCAAGTTGGTAAAAGGAAATGGATTTTGGTAGTGGTTTTGGTGGCGTTGACGCATCTATTTTGTCAGACCTTGATGCTTCCTTATGGAAATGCTCTTTGTTCTCTGTTACCTCAGAGCAAGATTCTGGTAGCCGAGAAGATAAGCTTGTCGAATAGAGAATCTTCTTCTGTCGTTGAATCTGCAAAGGTTGGTGAAAGCCTTTCAGGAACGCTTTCAAACTTCGATGACGTAATGAGTGAAGATGATGAAATTGATGTGAGAGTTATAAATGAGAAGGATGAGGTGAAACTGCTTAGCAATCGTTCAGTTGTCAAATCCCTGGAAAACGACTCCGATTTTGTTGAAGATGCAATCATTGAGAATGATGATGATCTATTTGATGATGCGGTGGACATGGATGAGGAAACTACAATTCAGAACGGTGTAAATCATGGTAGTGGTTCTGTACTGCAAAAGAACGATGAATCTAGACGGAACCTTTCTTTAGAGCAGGTTGTAAAACCAAATGGTGAACTTTCAGCAGACTCCCAGTTAGATGCAAATCGAAATAGCGTGCTTAATGATACTAAAGCTGCACGTGCAACTAACTCGTCGTCTGTGGTTGCTTCAAACCATCTAGATAACTTGTCATTGGCTACCATAGCTGATAGTAACGAATCTTCAACCGGAGATTTGACTCGACTTCTCCCAAATCATTCGTTGGTGCAAAGTGATACCCATATCTCAGGCAATGGGCTTATGATGATGAATAGTACAGTCAAAAAGAAGATGAGATGCATGTTGCCACCAAAAACAGTAACCTCAATCTCTCAGATGGAAAGCTTACTGGTCAGGCATCATGCTCGTTCACGTTCTATG AGACCTAGGTGGTCCTCGCAACGTGACAAGGAAATTCTGGCTGCTAGGTTACAGATTGAGAATGCTCCACTTCTGAGGAATGATCGAGAACTTTATGCTCCTGCCTTTCGAAATATGTCCATGTTCAAAAG GAGCTATGAACTCATGGAGAGGATTCTCAAAATTTATGTCTACAAGGAAGGTGAGAAGCCCATTTTTCATCAACCAATAATGAAAGGATTGTATGCATCGGAGGGATGGTTCATGAAACTAATGGAGGGAAACAGTAAGTTTGTCGTGAAGGATCCCCGAAAAGCTCACTTGTTCTACCTGCCTTTTAGCTCAAGGATGCTGGAGCATTCTCTATATGTTCGTAATTCTCATAATCGAACAAACCTACGTCAGTATTTGAAGGAATACTCAGAGAAGATTGCAGCAAAATACCGTTTCTGGAACAGAACTGGCGGGGCTGATCATTTTCTCGTTGCATGTCATGACTGG GCTCCGTATGAAACGAGGCATCACATGGAGCACTGTATCAAGGCCCTCTGCAACGCTGACGTAACCTTAGGCTTCAAAATAGGAAGGGATGTATCCCTACCGGAAACATATGTCCGGTCTGCCAGAAATCCTCTTAGAGATCTCGGAGGGAAACCACCATCTCAAAGGAAAGTTCTCGCATTCTATGCTGGGAATCTACATGGATACTTGCGTCCAATCTTGCTCGAGCATTGGAAGGACAAAGATCCCGATATGGAGCTCTTTGGTCCAATGCCAAGTGGTGTTGCTAGCAAAATGAACTACATTCAGCATATGAAGAGCAGCAAGTTCTGCATTTGTCCGAAGGGCTATGAAGTTAACAGCCCGAGAGTAGTAGAAGCCATATTTTACGAGTGTGTGCCCGTCATTATATCAGACAACTTCGTGCCTCCCTTTTTTGAAGTATTGAATTGGAATGCATTCTCGTTAATCCTAGCTGAGAAGGACATTCCGAACTTGAAAAGCATACTTCTCTCCATACCGGAAAAGAAGTATCTCGATATGCAACTTGCTGTCAGGAAGGTTCAGCGCCATTTCCTTTGGCATGCAAAGCCGGTAAGATATGACTTGTTTCATATGACGCTTCATTCAATTTGGTACAACAGAGTTTTCCAAACAAAAGCAAGATGA